Below is a genomic region from Biomphalaria glabrata chromosome 3, xgBioGlab47.1, whole genome shotgun sequence.
ATTTAGTCTCGTGTAGTTTGGTGACTAATTTAGTTTCGTGTAGTTTGGTGACTAGGTTAGTAGTTTGGTGATTTATTCTCGTGTATAACAAGCtcttattaaatattactaatcttttttaattattttatttttatctcctCAAGGACATTCCAATAACATCAGAGAGTTTTGAAGACGTCAAGTTATTAGAAGGTCGAGGTATCAAGGTCATACATGGGCGTGTCCACCAGAAAGAGACAGACTTCAATTCAGAGCCCAGAGTGTCAAAGAGTGAGCCCGGTGTTGGAGACGGCTCGGTCAGCGAGACCATGAACTCAGTCACTGGGTCAAAGGAACCTGCTGCAGGTGACGTCTCAAGCTCACGTGATCAAACTGACGTCCAGGGTGACGAAAGCAAGTTGTCACAGAATGTGTCAGGTGAAAGTGTAATGTCACATGACGGCGAAGTCACAGACTTGGAGATTCAGAACTCTGAAGTTTCTGAGGATGTACAAGAAAATTTGAGTCAAAGTCAAGAAAACTTAACACTTGAACAAGAACATTTATCCAAAGATGAAGCAAGCCCACCCCAAAGCAATGAAAGTTCATTTCAAGGTCAAGAAAGCTCCACACAAGGTCAGGAGAAAGATGCCAGGGATATTGAAGCAGAAGTTATGGAAGGAGGAACAGCAAAAGTTGAAGATGACATGAAGTCTAGTCCAGAAGAATTGAATAGACCACAAGGAGAAGACGTCAGGGAAACTCCAGACTTGGAAGAGCAAGCTGATGTAGAGAATGAGGAGAAAGAGCAAGCTGATGTAGAGAATGAGGAGAAATAGCAAGCTGATGTAGAGAATGAGGAGATGGAGCAAGCTGATGTAGAGAATGAGGAGAAAGAGCAAGCTGATGTAGAGAATGAGGAGAAAGAGCAAGCTGATGTAGAGAATGAGGAGAAAGAGCAAGCTGATGTAGAGAATGAGGAGAAAGAGCAAGCTGATGTAGAGAATGAGGAGAAAGAGCAAGCTGATGTAGAGAATGAGGAGAAAGAGCAAGCTGATGTAGAGAATGAGGAGAAAGAGCAAGCTGATGTAGAGAATGAGGAGAAAGAGCAAGCTGATGTAGAGAATGAGGAGAAAGAGCAAGCTGATGTAGAGAATGAGGAGAAAGAGCAAGCTGATGTAGAGAATGAGGAGAAAGAGCAAGCTGATGTAGAGAATGAGGAGAAAGAGCAAGCTGATGTAGAGAATGAGGAGAAAGAGCAAGCTGATGTAGAGAATGAGGAGAAAGAGCAAGCTGATGTAGAGAATGAGGAGAAAGAGCAAGCTGATGTAGAGAATGAGGAGAAAGAGCAAGCTGATGTAGAGAATGAGGAGAAAGAGCAAGCTGATGTAGAGAatgaggagaaagagaaagctgATGTAGAGAATGAGGAGCGAGAGAAGGAAGACGAGGAGTTGTAACGAGAAGACAACAGAGCCACAAGAAGACATTTCGTGAGAAGCAACGGAAGACGTTTCGTGAGAAGCAACGGAAGACATTTCTTGAGAAGCAACAGAAGACATTTCTTGAGAAGCAACAGAAGACATTTCTTGAGAAGCAACGGAAGACATTTCTTGAGTAGCAACGGAAGACATTTCTTGAGAAGCAACGGAAGACATTTCTTGAGTAGCAACGGAAGACATTTCTTGAGAAGCAACAGAAGACATTTCTTGAGTAGCAACGGAAGACATTTCTTGAGAAGCAACGGAAGACATTTCTTTAGTAGCAACGGAAGACATTTCTTGAGAAGCAACGGAAGACATTTCTTTAGTAGCAACGGAAGACATTTCTTGAGAAGCAACGGAAGACATTTCTTGAGAAGCAACGGAAGACATTTCTTTAGTAGCAACGGAAGACATTTCTTTAGTAGCAACGGAAGACATTTCTTGAGAAGCAACGGAAGACATTTCTTGAGAAGCAACGGAAGACATTTCTTGAGAAGCAACGGAAGACATTTCTTGAGAAGCAACGGAAGACATTTCTTTAGTAGCAACGGAAGACATTTCTTGAGAAGCAACGGAAGACATTTCTTGAGAAGCAACGGAAGACATTTCTTTAGTAGCAACGGAAGACATTTCTTTAGTAGCAACGGAAGACATTTCTTGAGAAGCAACGGAAGACATTTCTTGAGAAGCAACGGAAGACATTTCTTGAGAAGCAACGGAAGACATTTCTTGAGAAGCAACGGAAGACATTTCTTTAGTAGCAACGGAAGACATTTCTTTAGTAGCAACGGAAGACATTTCTTGAGAAGCAACGGAAGACATTTCTTGAGAAGCAACGGAAGACATTTCTTGAGAAGCAACGGAAGACATTTCTTGAGAAGCAACGGAAGACATTTCTTGAGAAGCAACGGAAGACATTTCTTGAGAAGCAACGGAAGACATTTCTTTAGTAGCAACGGAAGACATTTCTTTAGTAGCAACGGAAGACATTTCTTGAGAAGCAACGGAAGACATTTCTTGAGAAGCAACGGAAGACATTTCTTGAGAAGCAACGGAAGACATTTCTTGAGAAGCAACGGAAGACATTTCTTGAGTAGCAACGGAAGACATTTCTTGAGAAGCAACGGAAGACGTTTCGTGAGAAGCAACGGAAGACGTTTCGTGAGAAGCAACGGAAGACATTTCTTGAGAAGCAACAGAAGACATTTCTTGAGAAGCAACAGAAGACATTTCTTGAGAAGCAACGGAAGACATTTCTTGAGTAGCAACGGAAGACATTTCTTGAGAAGCAACGGAAGACATTTCTTGAGTAGCAACGGAAGACATTTCTTGAGAAGCAACAGAAGACATTTCTTGAGTAGCAACGGAAGACATTTCTTGAGAAGCAACGGAAGACATTTCTTTAGTAGCAACGGAAGACATTTCTTGAGAAGCAACGGAAGACATTTCTTTAGTAGCAACGGAAGACATTTCTTGAGAAGCAACGGAAGACATTTCTTGAGAAGCAACGGAAGACATTTCTTTAGTAGCAACGGAAGACATTTCTTTAGTAGCAACGGAAGACATTTCTTGAGAAGCAACGGAAGACATTTCTTGAGAAGCAACGGAAGACATTTCTTGAGAAGCAACGGAAGACATTTCTTGAGAAGCAACGGAAGACATTTCTTTAGTAGCAACGGAAGACATTTCTTGAGAAGCAACGGAAGACATTTCTTGAGAAGCAACGGAAGACATTTCTTTAGTAGCAACGGAAGACATTTCTTTAGTAGCAACGGAAGACATTTCTTGAGAAGCAACGGAAGACATTTCTTGAGAAGCAACGGAAGACATTTCTTGAGAAGCAACGGAAGACATTTCTTGAGAAGCAACGGAAGACATTTCTTTAGTAGCAACGGAAGACATTTCTTTAGTAGCAACGGAAGACATTTCTTGAGAAGCAACGGAAGACATTTCTTGAGAAGCAACGGAAGACATTTCTTGAGAAGCAACGGAAGACATTTCTTGAGAAGCAACGGAAGACATTTCTTGAGAAGCAACGGAAGACATTTCTTGAGAAGCAACGGAAGACATTTCTTGAGAAGCAACGGAAGACATTTCTTGAGAAGCAACGGAAGACATTTCTTGAGAAGCAACGGAAGACATTTCTTGAGTAGCAACGGAAGACATTTCTTGAGAAGCAACGGAAGACATTTCTTGAGAAGCAACAGAAGACATTTCTTGAGAAGCAACAGAAGACATTTCTTGAGTAGCAACGGAAGACATTTCTTGAGAAGCAACAGAAGACATTTCTTGAGAAGCAACAGAAGACATTTCTTGAGAAGCAACGGAAGACATTTCTTGAGAAGCAACAGAAGACATTTCTTGAGTAGCAACGGAAGACATTTCTTGAGAAGCAACGGAAGACATTTCTTGAGTAGCAACGGAAGACATTTCTTGAGAAGCAACGGAAGACATTTCTTGAGAAGCAACAGAAGACATTTCTTGAGAAGCAACAGAAGACATTTCTTGAGTAGCAACGGAAGACATTTCTTGAGTAGCAACAGAAGACATTTCTTGAGAAGCAACAGAAGACATTTCTTGAGTAGCAACGGAAGACATTTCTTGAGAAGCAACGGAAGACATTTCTTGAGAAGCAACAGAAGACATTTCTTGAGAAGCAACAGAAGACATTTCTTGAGAAGCAACAGAAGACATTTCTTGAGAAGCAACGGAAGACATTTCTTGAGTAGCAACGGAAGACATTTCTTGAGAAGCAACAGAAGACATTTCTTGAGAAGCAACGGAAGACATTTCTTGAGAAGCAACGGAAGACATTTCTTGAGAAGCAACAGAAGACATTTCTTGAGAAGCAACAGAAGACATTTCTTGAGAAGCAACGGAAGACATTTCTTGAGTAGCAACGGAAGACATTTCTTGAGAAGCAACGGAAGACATTTCTTGAGAAGCAACGGAAGACATTTCTTGAGAAGCAACGGAAGACATTTTTTGAGAAGCAACAGAAGACATTTCTTGAGTAGCAACGGAAGACATTTCTTGAGAAGCAACGGAAGACATTTCTTGAGAAGCAACGGAAGACATTTCTTGAGAAGCAACAGAAGACATTTCTTGAGAAGCAACGGAAGACATTTCTTGAGAAGCAACGGAAGACATTTCTTGAGAAGCAACAGAAGACATTTCTTGAGAAGCAACGGAAGACATTTCTTGagaagcaacttaaaaaatgtCCTCAGAGGCGACTGAAGAAATGTCCTTAGAGGCGACTGAAGAAATGTCTTGAAAATCTGAAAATCAACTGAATTCTAGGTTTCATTTCCTTTAAGTGCtctctgaaatatttattacaacAATTGAGAAGCTTCATTTAAAAGGTTGAACAACATTGATGTCTGTTGTTTATGTTAAATCTGCAACGTATGCCAGTGATATTATTGTCTGATGACTCTAAGACAGTGGTTCGATCTTAGGACGTAAACTACTTCCTTCAACAGACTGCCGGACAGATGACCGAGAACAATTTGTGACATTTCTATTCAGTCCAAACTTTCATGTGTAAATATTACAAACCATGTTTCTGTTGCCAATAAATGTCTTCGATTGAATATTGGCTTGTCATTTAATAACTACAACTAGAACATTAGATTATAACTAAAACCATAACACCATTCTAGCATTCAACACAAATTCTGTGTAACCTGCTTAGATCTTCCCGAGTTGTACGGCGCATAATGTGGTAAGGTGCGGGAACAGATTTCTGTTTTGACATGATCTCGGTTTGTTCTTTCAAGGATCCTATTCAGTCAGCACTGCTGAGGCTCTAACCAgtgaaacaaaatacaattctaTCAATGATTAAACTAAGATATTCTGTCATTGAACTCAATCAAATCTTGACCTAGTTCTCTAAATAAGGTTACGTTCTCTTCGCTTTGTCAACGCTCTTTTAGTTCCAAGCAGACTGTGACAGGCGAAAAAATCATTTCTTGCACCCATCAAATCCGTCATTCTCTACAGTGTTGACTCCTGCAATGAATTGACCTCttccaagagagagagagagtgagagtgagaagGCTGTTGTATTATAATGAAAATCGATTTCTAGCAGCTAGTTACAGATATCCTAATGGTGTAACCCGACAtgcttaataaataataaattaaaaataaactaaatgtcCAACCAAGATGCCCACCCCCTCAACTTTACTGCTATTAAATCTACTACAGATGACTTAAAGAGGTTCAATTCTCCCTTTTAATCGACCATCTACCTTTGGACGTGATCTTTTCATATCATTTAAGTGGCGTCACCAACCTGTCCAATCAAAACTGTTGCGGCCACGACCTGTCCAATGAAAACTGTCGCGGCCATGACCTGTCCAATCAAAACTGTCGCGGCCACGACCTGTCCAATCAAAACTGTTGCGGCCACGACCTGTCCAATCAAAACTGTTGCGACCACGAACTGTCCAATCTAAACTGTTGCGGCCACGACCTGCAAAATCAAAACTGTTACGGCCATGACCTGTCCAATCAAAACTGTTGCGGCCACGACCTGTCCAATTAAAACTGTTGCGGCCATGACCTGTCCAATCAAAACTGTTGCGGCATCAACCTGTCCAATCAAAACTGTTGCGGCCATGACCTGCCCAATCAAAACTGTTGCGGCCATGACCTGTCAATCAAAACTGTTGCGGCCATGACCTGTCCAATCAAAACTGTTGCGGCATCAACCTGTCCAATCAAAACTGTTGCGGCCATGACCTGTCCAATCAAAACTGCTGCGACCATGACCTGTCCAAATAAAAACTGTTGCGACCATGACATGTCCAATCAAAACTGTTGCGGCCACGACCTGCTCAATCAAAACTGTTGCGACCACGACCTGTCCAATCAAAACTGTTGCGGCCACGACCTGTCCAATCAAAACTGTTGCGGCCATGACATGTCCAATCAAAACTGTTGCGGCATCAACCTGTCCAATCAAAACTGTTGCGGCCACGACCTGCTCAATCAAAACTGTTGCGGCCACGACCTGTCCAATCAAAACTGTTGCGACCACGACCTGTCCAATCAAAACTGTTGCGGCCATGACATGTCCAATCAAAACTGTTGCGGACCAGACCTGTCCAATCAAAACTGTTGCGGACCCGACCTGTCCAATCAAAACTGTTGCGGACCAGACCTGTCCAATCGAAACTGTTTCGGACCAGACCTGTCCAATCAAAACTGTTGCGGACCCGACCTGTCCAATCGAAACTGGGAGAATCAAACTGTGTAAATAGGAATAAACTCAGACTCTTCGAGAGGCTATGAAGCTCTACGTCAcacagcagagttccttaccagggcactatgggagacctaggtctccctgccttcTCAACTTGTCACCaatcggagttcatctcagacTCTTTGTTCCAGCTCTAGAAACAATGTACTGGAGCTCATGTTTAGTTTGAGCAAGTAGGCTCTTATGATCAGTATAGGAAGCTCTGTGACGAACATCTCTTTTGTTTTGGTGCAGTCTCAGCATTgcgccataaaaaaaaagaccaaataCACAAGCCAGTTATACGCCATTTTCTATGGGGATGTGATCAGATAGGTTACCATTGTGTTTAATTTGGTCTATTTGTCCCACATGAAGCTGCTTGAGAATGGGTAGAAATCTTTGAGGCATCCGAGCTAAGACAGAATTTTCTATAAACCATCgcgactcactgtcaaaagctTTGATGGGGTCGATGAAGTCTGAAGAgtctgagatgaactccgattGATGACAAGTCAAGGTTTTGATCCCTGCATTGTTCATGCTCTCCACGCAAAACGAGAATCAAATCCCGATGAATCTCTACTAGCTTGGAGACCAGACTGACTCAGAGAGAGCAGATTGCCTACCAGAGCTAACAGATTGTCTGATCTACTTTCACTCTATAGACAggattatatatgtatattgagatatatatatataggtttgtgctTTAAAGAAATGCGCACCAAGCAGAGAAGCTTGTATCGGTACATGTAGTGCATGGTAaagtcacagacctatataaacacacacaactCTAGGTCATTAGGTAAGATGTTTGAACAGAAACAACTGTGCAATGCACTTTATAGTCTAACTGTAAACACTGTGTTTATGTTGAAATAGTAGAGAATAAGTGAGTGAAGTCCAGTTTAACTGTAAACACTGTGTTTATGTTGAAATAGTAGAGAATAAGTGAGTGAAGTCCAGTTTAACTGTAAACACTGTGTTTATGTTGAAATAGTAGAGAATAAGTGAGTGAAGTCCAGTTTAACTGTAAACACTGTGTTTATGTTGAAATAGTAGAGAATAAGTGAGTGAAGTCCAGTTTAGCATTACTTTTGAAGTCACAGTAGTTACAGAAGCAGGTAAGCAGATTTTATTGAATTGTACAATCTATGAgaatctttatctatctatctaatagctatctatctatctatctatctttctatctaactatccgactatctatctatctatctatctatccgactatctatctatctatctatctatctatctatctatctatctatctatctatctatctttctatctatctatctatctatctatctatctatctatcaacttaagtcaaaatgtttctttgaaGCTGTATGTGGTAGTCGTCAAGTAGAACTAAAAAAGTTTCTCACTGTGACGTCTACATTGATAGACATACTGCACCAGAATGTTTCTCACTGTGACGTCTACATTGAT
It encodes:
- the LOC129925072 gene encoding keratin-associated protein 4-3-like encodes the protein MTCPIKTVAASTCPIKTVAAMTCPIKTAATMTCPNKNCCDHDMSNQNCCGHDLLNQNCCDHDLSNQNCCGHDLSNQNCCGHDMSNQNCCGINLSNQNCCGHDLLNQNCCGHDLSNQNCCDHDLSNQNCCGHDMSNQNCCGPDLSNQNCCGPDLSNQNCCGPDLSNRNCFGPDLSNQNCCGPDLSNRNWENQTV
- the LOC129925071 gene encoding ice nucleation protein-like, translated to MSSVASQEMSSVASQEMSSVASQEMSSVASQEMSSVASQEMSSVASQEMSSVASQEMSSVATQEMSSVASQKMSSVASQEMSSVASQEMSSVASQEMSSVATQEMSSVASQEMSSVASQEMSSVASQEMSSVASQEMSSVASQEMSSVASQEMSSVATQEMSSVASQEMSSVASQEMSSVASQEMSSVASQEMSSVASQEMSSVATQEMSSVASQEMSSVATQEMSSVATQEMSSVASQEMSSVASQEMSSVASQEMSSVATQEMSSVASQEMSSVATQEMSSVASQEMSSVASQEMSSVASQEMSSVASQEMSSVATQEMSSVASQEMSSVASQEMSSVASQEMSSVATQEMSSVASQEMSSVASQEMSSVASQEMSSVASQEMSSVASQEMSSVASQEMSSVASQEMSSVASQEMSSVASQEMSSVATKEMSSVATKEMSSVASQEMSSVASQEMSSVASQEMSSVASQEMSSVATKEMSSVATKEMSSVASQEMSSVASQEMSSVATKEMSSVASQEMSSVASQEMSSVASQEMSSVASQEMSSVATKEMSSVATKEMSSVASQEMSSVASQEMSSVATKEMSSVASQEMSSVATKEMSSVASQEMSSVATQEMSSVASQEMSSVATQEMSSVASQEMSSVATQEMSSVASQEMSSVASQEMSSVASQEMSSVASHETSSVASHETSSVASQEMSSVATQEMSSVASQEMSSVASQEMSSVASQEMSSVASQEMSSVATKEMSSVATKEMSSVASQEMSSVASQEMSSVASQEMSSVASQEMSSVASQEMSSVASQEMSSVATKEMSSVATKEMSSVASQEMSSVASQEMSSVASQEMSSVASQEMSSVATKEMSSVATKEMSSVASQEMSSVASQEMSSVATKEMSSVASQEMSSVASQEMSSVASQEMSSVASQEMSSVATKEMSSVATKEINVFRCY
- the LOC129925252 gene encoding cilia- and flagella-associated protein 251-like, coding for MEQADVENEEKEQADVENEEKEQADVENEEKEQADVENEEKEQADVENEEKEQADVENEEKEQADVENEEKEQADVENEEKEQADVENEEKEQADVENEEKEQADVENEEKEQADVENEEKEQADVENEEKEQADVENEEKEQADVENEEKEQADVENEEKEQADVENEEKEQADVENEEKEKADVENEEREKEDEEL